The nucleotide window AAAACAGTCATCTTCATCCGAGGGTATGGGTGTTATACAGAACACCTCATTTCTCAAGTAAAATGATACTAAACATGGTCCAGCAGGGGTATTCTCTTCACACAACCAATGACACACTCCATCCATGTAGACTTGGGTTCCCTCTATACAGTAAGAAGAAGATGGCATGTCAATATCAAGTTTCCTCCACGAGTTACTTCTTAGGCTATATATCTCCCATAATTCATCCAAGTATATATCTTCCAATAAGGAGTCTGAAAATGTATCTACCAATTCTACTTGGATATCAAAAGATACAAGACAGATAACCTTATAGTCATCTATAACACTATCATAACCAAATCCATGAAGATAAGTAAAAGCTTCAACATTAACGAATTCCTTAGCAACACCAGGGATAGGCAACTCAACCAACTCAAGAGGACTAGGAGGAATGAGTTTTATTGCTTGGGTAGCTGGGTTCCAAAATACAATTGCACCACAATTTGCATGAACACAAACAATGCCATTAATACTGCCAAGACCAAAGATACGAAAAATATATAGGTGATCGATTACATTTGTGCAATCTAATTTTACTTTATTCTCAAACCTCTCATGAGAAAGAGAATACAAAATATCTTTGTGGGTTTCATCCAAGTATTTCAGGAGGAGAGATGCTTGGTCGTAATAagaacaacaattcaaattacATAAGAAATTTTTGCGGATCATGTTCATGAGATGTTGGTTTTCAAATAAGAGTGACCATGATTTACGAACGCATCGAAATCGGTTCAAAGATTTAAGAGGGAGTTTGGATAGAATTGTGAAGGAAATATCGTCTGATATATAATTGTGCACCTTTGCATTTGTTGCAGCCGCTGATTTCTTCTTCATCGACACGAGATGAAGAGAATCGAACTTTGCTTGCAAATTTCAATCCTAACCCAAAGTAACCACTGACCTTCTCAATCTCTTCCACGACCAGTATAAAGCACAACTAGTATATAAGTACTAGAGCCTCTATGAGTTAACTACGAATTGCCTTGTTTCGGTATCTATCTTCCACGACCAGCCTTGTATGTCACAGTCAATGTTTACAAAATCGGACCGCCCGGTTCATCGCTTAGACCGTGCACCAGACCAAGCTCCGGTCCGGGCAATCTTCCAAAACCGTTAGTCTTCAGAACCGGTAAAAAACTAGAAAAACCTGTGTGAACCGGTGAAAACTGGAAAAACAGGTGAACCGTACGCGGTTTATGAAAACCGGACGGTATCAAGATTTcccttttttcttcctttttaattttgttttctttgattttttgaaacaaGATGTTAAGATTCGTCTCTGAAACTGCTCTACTCGACAAATAAgacttgttgaagatgattaagAACTAGAGCAACGAAAATAAGAGGATGATGAAGCAATGAAAATGATAGGATGATGAAGCAAATAAAAGAGATTAGATGAAGGAGAAGAGGACAAAgcatattaaatttatggttCAATTCATAAACCATTTAATATGGAGCAGTTTTTTTGTGATTCAGTTTGGTTCAGTTTATGGATACAATTCAGTTAACCACATTTTTGCACACCCCTACATTGAACATAGGTGGTGTGATGAGACAaatttgatgaagaagaaaaggatgaagcaCACGAAAGTGatgagaaaaggaagaagaaaaggatcGAGAATGAACGTGACTGAAGTTGGAGAGAAGAGGAACGGCGGCTAGAATTTAGATCTAGGTTTCTGACTTTCCATCACTAATCA belongs to Medicago truncatula cultivar Jemalong A17 chromosome 6, MtrunA17r5.0-ANR, whole genome shotgun sequence and includes:
- the LOC25480028 gene encoding F-box/kelch-repeat protein At3g06240, which encodes MKKKSAAATNAKVHNYISDDISFTILSKLPLKSLNRFRCVRKSWSLLFENQHLMNMIRKNFLCNLNCCSYYDQASLLLKYLDETHKDILYSLSHERFENKVKLDCTNVIDHLYIFRIFGLGSINGIVCVHANCGAIVFWNPATQAIKLIPPSPLELVELPIPGVAKEFVNVEAFTYLHGFGYDSVIDDYKVICLVSFDIQVELVDTFSDSLLEDIYLDELWEIYSLRSNSWRKLDIDMPSSSYCIEGTQVYMDGVCHWLCEENTPAGPCLVSFYLRNEVFCITPIPSDEDDCFKFKASSINLVLLNGSISLIAFHRETTTFDIAILGELGIKESWTKLFTVGPLSCVERPIRVGTKGEIFFQRKDNELAWFDLSTQVIEELGYKARGPYTRISLYKENILAIEGISN